From Bacillus oleivorans, the proteins below share one genomic window:
- a CDS encoding alpha/beta fold hydrolase, which yields MFYIDQYAVGDIPVLEVALINQKAAPLPTVIFIHGLNSAKEHNLHYAYYLAEKGFRVIMQDCLYHGERAREQSLQELSFQFWNIVIHSIEELKDIHNFLLNQNKIKDDLIGVAGTSMGGIITLGALTQYDWIQTAVSLMGNPSYVEFATMQIENLQKLGIPMPLSDEIITAQLEILKKYDLSQRPDILNNRPIMFWHGEKDPIVPFQSAYSFYEKIKNRYRNEEHLQFYRDSHADHKVSRFGVLKTAEWFEQYLKKKLESSSHK from the coding sequence TTGTTTTATATCGATCAATACGCTGTAGGCGATATCCCCGTCTTAGAGGTAGCTCTTATAAATCAAAAAGCGGCACCGCTTCCAACCGTTATTTTTATCCATGGATTAAATAGTGCGAAAGAGCACAATCTGCACTATGCCTATTATTTAGCAGAAAAAGGGTTTCGAGTCATTATGCAGGATTGTTTATACCACGGGGAACGGGCGAGGGAGCAATCTTTGCAGGAATTATCCTTTCAGTTTTGGAATATCGTGATCCATTCTATTGAAGAGCTTAAAGATATACATAATTTCTTGCTCAATCAAAATAAGATAAAAGATGACTTAATTGGGGTAGCTGGTACATCAATGGGGGGTATCATTACCCTTGGTGCATTAACTCAATATGATTGGATTCAGACAGCCGTCAGTTTAATGGGTAATCCATCATATGTTGAGTTTGCCACTATGCAGATTGAAAATCTCCAAAAGTTGGGGATTCCCATGCCATTATCGGATGAAATCATAACAGCTCAGCTGGAGATTTTAAAAAAGTATGATTTAAGTCAGCGGCCTGACATTCTCAACAATCGCCCTATCATGTTTTGGCATGGGGAAAAAGATCCGATTGTTCCTTTCCAATCTGCCTATTCATTTTATGAAAAGATAAAAAATCGATATAGAAATGAAGAGCATCTTCAATTTTATCGGGATTCACATGCTGATCATAAAGTTTCCAGGTTTGGGGTATTAAAAACAGCTGAATGGTTTGAGCAATATCTTAAAAAGAAATTAGAATCTTCCTCACATAAATAA
- a CDS encoding metal-sulfur cluster assembly factor, whose amino-acid sequence MDQELKDSIYAALEQVIDPEIGMDIVNLGLVYNVELDENGTLEVEMTLTSMGCPLAGTIVDQVKTAVADLPEVKDSQVNIVWNPPWTKDRMSRYAKIALGIR is encoded by the coding sequence ATGGATCAAGAGCTAAAAGATAGTATCTATGCTGCACTTGAACAAGTGATTGACCCTGAGATCGGAATGGATATCGTCAATCTTGGGTTAGTATATAATGTTGAGTTGGATGAAAACGGTACATTAGAAGTGGAAATGACATTGACTTCAATGGGATGTCCGCTTGCAGGCACCATTGTGGACCAGGTAAAAACAGCGGTCGCTGATTTGCCTGAAGTAAAAGATTCCCAAGTAAATATTGTGTGGAATCCGCCTTGGACAAAGGATCGGATGTCACGCTATGCAAAAATCGCTCTTGGTATTAGATAA
- a CDS encoding YjzC family protein, whose protein sequence is MGQNRQFRPGQKAPNNGVYVEIGETGDNVMHPKSIKLSAGDTFPETSNHNRKWTYKSKFK, encoded by the coding sequence GTGGGACAAAACCGACAATTCAGACCGGGACAAAAAGCGCCAAACAATGGAGTGTATGTGGAAATTGGCGAAACTGGAGATAATGTGATGCATCCGAAATCGATCAAACTAAGTGCAGGAGATACTTTCCCTGAAACATCGAACCATAATCGGAAGTGGACATATAAAAGTAAATTTAAATAG